In Musa acuminata AAA Group cultivar baxijiao chromosome BXJ3-11, Cavendish_Baxijiao_AAA, whole genome shotgun sequence, one DNA window encodes the following:
- the LOC135652999 gene encoding protein transport protein SEC23 F-like: MHLEKLALKGFQLGWGFRITGKVLLVISLTVRERNISHVLAQTGNLLFYEGIEEELRDSGLEEETGNWANVEDDFKWLRAVQSPNWSVIPEEERVQTKNASDTTEEPCEDKQHKKKETLLPCAAVLNPFARVDFANKIWICLSSNHFSPHYAGISETNVPGELYPECTTVEYAPPPPLDAAAPPPLPVFLFVLDTCLIEEELGYVQSAMRRAIDLLPDHALVGLITFGTQVHLHELGFADMSKIYVFRGTKEISREQILDQFGLSVAGVRHGAVAGAPGYLKGPQGNGLHPWTSVNRFLLPASDCEYTLNSLLDELQRNQWPVEPGNRDLRCTGVALSVAAGLLGACTGGTGARIIALVGGPCTVGPGLIVSNDQSEPVRSHKDLDKDAAPYFHKAVKFYDNLAKQLVSQGHVLDLFASALDQDIPEYLEGCRFLPKLNNELPSERNSTYKERFSSLENLILIMFEHDTVLIPPETSWFGYYPDGAFNPILPPQQTTLYTEDWIGLKTLDDAGRVKFISVKGNHLRISQSDMKKHIVPYLEEKPEMLIKKCPMSEWVSSDWNILMMDRMDPTEESPLLLSFKGADM; this comes from the exons ACAGGAAACTTGTTGTTCTACGAAGGGATCGAGGAGGAGCTGAGAGACTCCGGGCTGGAGGAGGAAACGGGGAATTGGGCCAATGTGGAGGATGACTTCAAGTGGTTAAGAGCGGTGCAGTCTCCCAACTGGTCTGTGATACCTGAGGAAGAACGTGTGCAAACCAAGAATGCATCAGATACCACCGAGGAGCCATGTGAAGATAA ACAACACAAGAAGAAGGAAACTTTGCTGCCCTGCGCCGCCGTGCTAAACCCCTTCGCCCGCGTCGACTTTGCTAACAAGATCTGGATCTGCCTCTCCAGCAACCACTTCTCCCCTCACTACGCTGGCATCAGCGAGACCAACGTCCCCGGTGAGCTGTACCCCGAGTGCACCACCGTGGAGTAcgcgccccccccccctctcgaTGCCGCCGCGCCTCCGCCGCTTCCCGTCTTCCTCTTCGTCCTTGATACCTGCCTCATCGAGGAGGAGCTCGGCTACGTCCAGTCCGCCATGCGCCGTGCCATCGATCTCCTACCGGACCATGCCCTCGTTGGGCTTATTACTTTCGGCACCCAGGTCCACCTCCACGAGCTGGGCTTCGCGGATATGTCGAAGATCTACGTGTTTAGGGGAACCAAGGAGATCTCAAGAGAGCAGATCTTGGACCAGTTCGGACTTTCGGTAGCTGGTGTTCGCCATGGTGCCGTTGCTGGAGCGCCAGGGTATCTCAAGGGACCCCAGGGAAATGGGTTGCATCCTTGGACGTCCGTCAATAGATTCCTACTTCCCGCGTCCGACTGTGAATATACTCTCAATTCT TTGCTAGATGAGTTGCAGAGGAATCAGTGGCCAGTGGAACCGGGGAATCGTGATTTGCGGTGCACGGGGGTTGCCCTCAGTGTCGCGGCTGGCTTACTAGGAGCATGTACTGGTGGTACCGGAGCCCGAATCATAGCTTTGGTTGGTGGGCCTTGTACCGTTGGCCCTGGACTG ATTGTGTCAAACGATCAATCAGAGCCAGTTCGTTCACATAAAGATCTTGATAAAGATGCTGCTCCATATTTCCACAAAGCtgttaaattttatgataatcttGCCAAGCAGCTGGTTAGCCAGGGCCATGTTTTGGACCTTTTTGCTTCAGCACTTGATCAG GACATTCCTGAGTATTTGGAAGGATGCAGGTTTCTGCCAAAGCTTAACAATGAACTTCCCAGTGAAAGAAATTCTACCTACAAAGAAAGGTTCAGTAGCTTAGAAAATCTGATTCTTATAATG TTCGAGCATGATACAGTTCTGATTCCTCCGGAGACATCTTGGTTTGGATATTATCCAGATGGTGCCTTTAACCCAATTTTGCCTCCACAACAG ACTACCCTCTACACTGAAGACTGGATTGGTCTAAAAACTTTGGATGATGCTGGGCGAGTCAAATTTATCAGTGTCAAAGGAAATCATCTCAGAATCTCCCAAAGTGACATGAAAAAGCATATCGTGCCATACTTGGAGGAGAAACCAGAAATGTTGATAAAAAAATGTCCCATGTCAGAATGGGTTTCATCAGATTGGAATATCCTGATGATGGACAGAATGGATCCGACAGAGGAGTCTCCTCTGCTTTTGTCCTTCAAGGGTGCTGACATGTAA